The proteins below come from a single Rhodohalobacter sp. SW132 genomic window:
- a CDS encoding serine hydrolase — protein MSQIFDIGTIYGVMIEQDGELLFDEFRGGMDANRTTNIKSASKSVLSLLIGIAIDQQYLEGVDQQIGEFFPDYFNEHPDPVKESLTLKNLLTMRTGMETTSFHNYGRWVVSSNWIRFALNRDFEEEPGGRMMYSTGTSHLLSVILTRATGMSTLQFANQYLFGPMNITVGGWDRDPQGYYMGGNNVAISTEALLKLGRLVMDGGVYNGRRLISESWIEESLEVYTHSNFNDYNFGYMWWSKPVGETYVYFAWGNGGQYILMIPELDAVISITSDVESGSGSRAYQRNVFNFLEETILPFLDSQV, from the coding sequence TTGAGCCAAATATTTGATATAGGAACAATTTATGGTGTCATGATCGAGCAGGATGGAGAACTGCTGTTTGATGAATTCCGCGGCGGTATGGATGCCAATCGAACGACCAATATTAAATCCGCATCAAAAAGTGTACTCTCGCTCCTAATTGGTATAGCGATTGATCAGCAATACCTCGAGGGAGTGGATCAGCAGATAGGAGAGTTTTTCCCGGACTATTTTAATGAGCATCCTGATCCCGTAAAAGAGTCATTAACACTTAAAAACCTGCTGACGATGCGTACGGGAATGGAGACCACAAGTTTTCATAACTACGGCCGGTGGGTTGTAAGCTCAAACTGGATCCGTTTTGCGCTAAACCGGGATTTTGAAGAGGAGCCGGGTGGCAGAATGATGTACAGCACCGGAACTTCGCATTTGCTATCGGTTATTTTAACTCGTGCCACAGGTATGAGTACACTGCAGTTTGCCAATCAATATCTTTTTGGGCCGATGAACATAACCGTAGGCGGCTGGGACAGAGATCCGCAGGGATATTATATGGGTGGAAATAACGTGGCGATCAGCACTGAAGCGCTATTAAAACTGGGCCGACTGGTGATGGATGGCGGCGTGTACAACGGGCGCAGGCTGATTTCTGAATCCTGGATTGAGGAATCGCTTGAAGTGTATACCCATAGTAATTTCAACGATTACAATTTCGGTTACATGTGGTGGAGTAAGCCGGTAGGTGAAACATATGTATATTTCGCATGGGGAAATGGAGGGCAGTACATTTTGATGATCCCTGAACTGGACGCTGTCATCAGTATTACATCCGATGTAGAGAGCGGTTCCGGATCGAGAGCCTACCAGAGAAATGTGTTTAACTTTCTTGAAGAGACCATCCTTCCCTTTCTGGATAGTCAGGTGTGA
- a CDS encoding PLDc N-terminal domain-containing protein: MYLLQEGAAPKVIIHAAMILSASAWLIVIGDIAYRKFYHKKFWIIFMVFFPSITPIVYLFQRKNLERLESKFGS, encoded by the coding sequence ATGTACTTACTTCAAGAAGGGGCTGCTCCTAAGGTCATTATTCATGCAGCAATGATTTTATCAGCATCTGCCTGGCTCATTGTGATTGGTGATATTGCATACAGAAAATTTTACCACAAGAAATTTTGGATAATTTTTATGGTATTTTTTCCATCCATTACTCCTATCGTTTATTTGTTTCAAAGGAAAAACTTAGAAAGGCTTGAAAGTAAATTCGGTAGTTGA
- a CDS encoding ABC transporter ATP-binding protein — MIKTEALNKLYTTEEIETTALNKVEIEVAEGEFIAVMGPSGCGKSTLLNILGLLDEPSGGEYYFMGRETSAFSERERAALRKGNIGFVFQSFNLIDELTVFENIELPLMYLGLPPAKRKEKVESALDRMNMMPRRDHFPQQLSGGQQQRVAIARAVVADAGLILADEPTGNLDSDHGDEVMQLLTELNQQGTTIIMVTHSPHDSEYASRKIHLFDGKVVEEPAKREFHI; from the coding sequence ATGATCAAAACAGAAGCACTGAATAAACTTTATACAACCGAAGAAATTGAAACCACAGCTCTGAATAAAGTGGAGATTGAAGTTGCTGAAGGTGAATTTATAGCAGTTATGGGCCCATCCGGTTGTGGCAAATCAACGCTGCTGAACATTCTTGGCCTGCTTGATGAACCTTCGGGAGGAGAGTATTATTTCATGGGCCGTGAGACATCCGCATTTAGTGAACGGGAAAGAGCGGCTCTTCGAAAAGGAAATATCGGGTTTGTGTTTCAGAGTTTTAACCTGATTGATGAGCTGACAGTTTTTGAAAATATAGAACTTCCGTTGATGTATCTCGGTCTTCCCCCTGCTAAACGAAAAGAGAAAGTTGAATCTGCACTCGACCGAATGAACATGATGCCACGAAGGGATCATTTTCCACAGCAGCTATCCGGCGGTCAACAGCAGCGAGTGGCTATTGCACGTGCGGTTGTAGCTGATGCCGGCCTGATTCTTGCCGATGAGCCAACCGGTAATCTCGATTCGGATCACGGTGATGAGGTAATGCAGCTCTTAACGGAACTGAATCAGCAGGGCACGACCATCATTATGGTAACTCACTCACCGCACGACTCCGAATATGCATCCCGGAAAATTCATCTGTTCGATGGTAAGGTGGTTGAAGAACCTGCCAAACGTGAGTTTCATATCTGA
- a CDS encoding acetate/propionate family kinase — protein MLILVINCGSSSVKYNLIDTSEEKNLCRGLVERIGAVTSIVKHEPEGGRHTKNTRTIANHSEALQEIMNYLLDTENKIISSPSDIEAVGHRVVHGGEMFKDSVLIDEDVLAAIEQAFDLAPLHNPPNLRGIQAAKKNLPDIPHVAVFDTAFHHSLPNKAFLYGIPNRLYRRYKIRKYGFHGTSHYFVSRQYYKKTGKKAGNTKLITCHLGNGASITAIDGGKSIDTSMGFTPLSGLVMGTRSGDLDPSILFYLIEKEELSLANVHALLNRHSGLLGLSGYASDMRDLIEEASNGDRRCQQAIDVFCYKIKQYIGSYIASMNGCDAIIFTAGIGENSPLIRKRSLEEMSYLGIEVDDTKNDSPDRGAIQKISTDNSKTEVYVIPTNEELVIAIDTAKIAQASDQSPWV, from the coding sequence ATGCTTATACTCGTCATCAACTGCGGCAGTTCATCCGTAAAATACAACCTGATCGACACATCCGAAGAGAAAAATTTATGCAGGGGACTTGTAGAGAGGATCGGGGCTGTGACATCTATTGTAAAACATGAACCAGAAGGAGGGCGTCATACAAAAAACACGCGAACGATTGCCAATCACAGCGAGGCGCTCCAGGAGATCATGAACTACCTGCTGGATACGGAGAACAAAATCATCTCTTCACCATCAGACATTGAGGCCGTAGGACACCGGGTTGTGCATGGTGGTGAGATGTTCAAAGATTCCGTGCTGATTGATGAGGACGTACTTGCTGCGATTGAACAGGCTTTTGACCTTGCCCCGCTTCATAATCCGCCAAATTTACGCGGTATACAGGCAGCGAAAAAAAACCTGCCGGATATTCCGCATGTGGCTGTATTTGATACGGCTTTTCATCACTCACTACCCAATAAAGCATTTCTTTATGGAATTCCGAACCGGCTTTACCGGCGATATAAAATTCGTAAGTACGGATTTCATGGAACATCGCACTACTTCGTGAGCCGCCAATATTACAAAAAGACCGGAAAAAAGGCGGGGAATACAAAATTAATCACCTGCCACCTGGGAAATGGTGCGTCGATCACAGCCATTGATGGCGGAAAATCGATCGATACCTCGATGGGTTTTACTCCGCTTTCCGGATTGGTGATGGGAACACGAAGCGGCGATCTCGACCCTTCTATTCTATTTTATCTGATTGAGAAAGAGGAGCTGTCGCTTGCCAACGTACACGCTCTTCTTAATCGTCATAGCGGGCTTCTGGGCCTCAGCGGTTATGCCAGTGACATGAGGGATTTGATAGAAGAAGCGTCGAACGGAGACCGGCGCTGTCAGCAGGCAATTGATGTGTTTTGCTATAAAATCAAGCAGTATATCGGCTCATATATTGCGTCGATGAACGGGTGCGACGCAATTATTTTTACGGCCGGTATCGGTGAAAACTCTCCGCTGATCCGAAAGCGATCACTCGAAGAGATGAGCTATCTTGGAATTGAAGTGGACGATACGAAAAACGATTCGCCCGACCGTGGAGCGATTCAAAAAATCAGCACCGATAATTCAAAAACAGAGGTGTATGTGATCCCGACAAACGAAGAGCTGGTGATCGCTATCGACACGGCAAAAATTGCCCAGGCCTCGGACCAGTCTCCCTGGGTTTGA
- a CDS encoding M28 family metallopeptidase, whose protein sequence is MRPVLFISALTATLIFACTSDQNGYDSILLDHLDPEITEMLDLVSADTLEKNIRHLADFGTRHTLSETESDTHGIGAARRWIKQELDRYSQNSDNRLEVEFHRFIQDPTRRIHEPVEIVNVVATLHGTDPNDDRIFVVSGHYDSRATSVMDAESLAPGANDDASGTAAVMEMARIMANYEFPATLVFMAVAGEEQGLLGAYRWAEEAAEQGKNIAGMITNDIIGNHQAEGGQLYDPNRVRLFAQGVPPQRRLDMETRRYLQTGGESDMPTRQLARTIKETSESYLPEMDVWLIYRLDRYLRGGDHSAFIDQGYPAVRFSEPHEEFAHQHQNVREENGVQYGDLPEFVDFPYVGRVTQVNLAALANLARSPKPPANVGMNISRLENDTRLRWEMSDSEHLGGYEILWRETTSPVWQHKEFVEAGVHTYTAKNVSKDNWIFGVRAVSQNGHTGIPVYPMPFRE, encoded by the coding sequence ATGCGCCCAGTACTATTTATATCGGCTTTAACGGCAACTCTTATTTTTGCCTGTACATCCGATCAAAACGGTTACGACTCTATTCTCCTCGATCATCTTGATCCGGAGATTACGGAAATGCTGGATCTGGTTTCGGCTGATACACTGGAAAAAAATATCCGCCACCTGGCCGATTTTGGAACTCGTCACACGCTATCAGAAACCGAAAGTGATACGCATGGAATTGGTGCAGCCCGCCGGTGGATCAAACAGGAACTGGACCGATACAGCCAAAATAGTGATAACAGGCTTGAAGTGGAATTTCACCGATTTATTCAGGATCCAACCCGCAGAATTCACGAACCTGTTGAAATTGTAAATGTTGTAGCTACTCTTCACGGTACAGATCCCAATGACGATCGTATTTTTGTTGTAAGCGGCCACTACGACTCCAGGGCCACGAGCGTAATGGATGCCGAAAGCCTGGCACCGGGCGCTAATGACGATGCATCAGGCACCGCAGCTGTAATGGAAATGGCGCGGATAATGGCCAATTACGAGTTTCCTGCTACTCTTGTTTTCATGGCGGTTGCCGGGGAAGAACAGGGGCTGCTTGGCGCTTACCGCTGGGCCGAGGAAGCCGCCGAGCAAGGGAAAAATATTGCCGGGATGATTACAAACGATATCATAGGGAATCACCAGGCCGAAGGCGGACAGCTTTATGATCCTAACCGCGTACGCCTTTTTGCACAAGGCGTCCCCCCTCAGCGCCGGCTTGATATGGAAACCCGCCGATATCTGCAGACCGGTGGTGAAAGCGACATGCCTACCCGTCAATTAGCGCGGACGATAAAAGAGACTTCTGAAAGCTACCTCCCCGAGATGGATGTTTGGCTCATCTACCGCCTTGATCGGTACCTGCGAGGGGGAGATCACAGCGCTTTTATTGACCAGGGATACCCGGCGGTACGATTTTCTGAACCGCACGAAGAGTTCGCCCACCAGCATCAAAACGTCCGGGAAGAAAACGGTGTACAGTACGGAGATCTGCCCGAATTTGTTGATTTTCCTTATGTAGGGCGTGTCACCCAGGTGAATCTGGCTGCACTTGCGAACCTGGCGCGATCACCCAAACCGCCTGCCAATGTTGGTATGAATATTTCAAGACTTGAAAACGATACGCGACTTCGCTGGGAGATGTCAGATTCGGAACACCTGGGCGGGTACGAAATTCTTTGGCGTGAAACGACTTCACCGGTCTGGCAGCATAAAGAGTTTGTGGAGGCCGGAGTTCACACATACACCGCGAAAAACGTCTCAAAAGATAACTGGATTTTCGGGGTCCGTGCAGTCAGCCAGAATGGTCATACCGGAATCCCGGTCTATCCAATGCCTTTCAGAGAGTAA